From the genome of Nicotiana sylvestris chromosome 2, ASM39365v2, whole genome shotgun sequence, one region includes:
- the LOC138885259 gene encoding uncharacterized protein codes for MPKTRKEFNDADRKAIEKNFRAKTILICGIGPDEYNRISACQSAKEIWEALQTAHEGTIQVKQSKIDMLTTQYELFRMKDDESIQDMHTGFTSIINELHSLGEIFRETSLLGKSLVYCPVLRKAK; via the coding sequence ATGCCCAAGACGAGAAAGGAATTCAATGACGCTGATCGAAAGGCCATAGAAaagaattttcgtgcaaagacaatTCTTATTTGTGGCATTGGTCCTGATGAATATAATAGGATATCAGCATGTCAATCAGCAAAAGAAATCTGGGAGGCTCTTCAGACAGCTCATGAGGGAACAATACAGGTGAAGCAATCCAAAATTGATATGCTCACAACTCAATATGAGCTCTTTAGAATGAAAGATGATGAATCCATCCAAGATATGCATACTGGATTCACCTCCATCATCAATGAGCTTCACTCTCTTGGTGAAATTTTTCGAGAAACAAGCTTGTTAGGAAAATCCTTAGTGTACTGCCCAGTTCTTAGGAAAGCAAAATAA
- the LOC104239494 gene encoding uncharacterized protein translates to MVNKIIKAKKTFMEVGFSYDDIMKMNNCSIKDIYHRLRGRFDKVSWRRVICHNTGCPRWTFVLTMAAHDKLYTRDRLQSWGVQVDQECVLCKQANETIQHLFFKCSYANALWSTLLAWQGIKRSVNGWDEELRWAEKWTKRKIAAAELYKMVLTATVYYVWQERNARTFQAKTKGWELICKKIIQELHCRSSRHTEKILHSLDWYPLQ, encoded by the coding sequence ATGGTAAATAAGATCATTAAAGCAAAGAAGACATTTATGGAGGTAGGATTCAGCTATGATGATATCATGAAGATGAACAACTGTTCGATAAAAGACATATACCACAGACTGCGAGGAAGATTTGACAAAGTCAGCTGGAGAAGAGTCATTTGTCACAACACAGGATGCCCCAGGTGGACCTTTGTTCTAACTATGGCAGCACATGACAAATTATACACAAGAGATAGACTACAGAGTTGGGGAGTACAAGTGGATCAAGAATGTGTTCTATGCAAGCAAGCTAATGAAACCATACAACATTTGTTCTTTAAATGCTCATATGCAAATGCATTATGGAGCACACTGTTAGCATGGCAAGGAATTAAAAGATCAGTAAATGGATGGGATGAGGAACTAAGATGGGCTGAGAAGTGGACTAAGAGGAAAATAGCAGCAGCTGAGCTATATAAAATGGTATTAACAGCAACAGTGTACTATGTGTGGCAAGAAAGGAATGCTCGAACTTTTCAAGCTAAGACAAAAGGGTGGGAGTTAATATGCAAGAAGATAATACAAGAGCTGCATTGTCGAAGTAGTAGGCATACAGAGAAAATCCTACATAGCCTAGACTGGTATCCATTGCAATAG